The DNA sequence ATATTGAAGCTGATATTACCTTGTTTATTAACATTTGTGCCTGACAGTATGGATAGGTAATTTTCTCCGCCATTCCCCATACCACTTAAAAGCCCTGCCTCGCCAAAGCCTGTCGCAAAACCTGCGTAATAACCCCAGTGATCACCAATTAATACCCCTACAGCTGAAGATAACCTTGCATTACCAGTGACTGAACCGTGAAGATTAATATCTAGACTGATAGTTGTGCTAGTACTTCCTAGATAATCAAAGCCTTGTGAAGCAAAGGCTGTAGCAGTGTTATATAAGTCAGGTGTAGATGCCTTAGCGTAAACCTTTAATGTAGGTAAATAACCTGCACCTGTTATATCAACTAAGGCTCTTGTTTCACCATAGGTGTTTTCTTCTGCTCTAGAATAAGTACTTAAGTGACCACCATCTCTATCGTACTCAATTAAATCACAGCGATTCATACAGTCATCACCGGTTCTAGTCCAAGTATTTGCTCCCCAACCGCTGATAATACCTGCTTGACTGGTTAATGAAGTGAGTGTTAATAGTGCACCGGTTAAAGCTGGTAATAGCTTGTATTTTTTCATTTTTTCTTCCTTGTTGTAAAATTGACACGAGTTAAGCAGCTATAGTGCCAAAATTGTATACAACTTTTCAAGTGTTTGCTTTTATTTGCTTTTTTTATTTGTAGACATGACTAGGTGAGTTAGACTTAATTGGTTTTGTAAAAATTTTTGACATTATTATTGGTTTTTGTCGCTAAGTTTATAAAAAAAAACAATAACTTGAGAAGAGTGCTAAGGAGGCTTAGTGCCAGCGATTGATAGAAAATAAATGAAGGGCAATAGAGCCTTACCCTTCATTTATTTGTTAGTGATATATTCTTGAGCTTGTTATCGAAAGCTAGACTTTTTCTATCACCATAGCAATGCCTTGGCCTACGCCAATACACATGGCACAGAGGGCGTAGCGCTTGTCGGAGCGCTCAAGTTGTTTCATTGCTGAAAGTACAATGCGTGTACCACTCATGCCAAGTGGGTGGCCTAGTGCGATAGCGCCACCTTGCGGGTTGATTCGTGGGTCGTCATCTTTAAGTCCAAGCTCACGAACACTAGCAAGTGCTTGTGCTGCGAAGGCTTCGTTAAATTCGATAATATCGATATCATCTAAAGATAAGTCTAAGCGCTTTAATAGTTTCTCACTTGCTGGCGCTGGGCCAATACCCATCACGCGCGGCTCTACGCCAATAACTGCTGAGCCAAGTACCTTAGCTTTTGGTGTTAAACCATTAGCAAGGGCGGCTTCTTTCGTCGCGAGGATAACTGCAGCGGCGCCATCGTTAATACCAGACGCATTGCCTGCGGTAACTGTGCCAGGCACTCTAAAGAGGTTTTTTAATGTCGCTAGTTTATCTAGCGGCGTTAAGCGCAGGTGCTCGTCTTTGTCGAAAACAATATCGTCTTTGCGACGCTGCGGAATAATAACCGGCGTTATTTCTTCTGCTAGGAGACCATCTTCTTGGGCGGCTTTGGCTTTACATTGGCTCCAGTAAGCGAACTTATCTTGATCTTCACGGCTAATGGCAAATTTTTCGGCAACATTTTCCGCCGTCTCAGGCATAGTTTCTGTGCCATAGCGTTTATCAAGTTGTTTATTAACAAAGCGCCAGCCCATGGTGGTATCAAACATTTCTTGGCTGCGGCCAAATGCACTGTCTGCTTTTCCCATCACATAGGGCGCACGGGTCATGGCTTCCACGCCACCGGCGATAATGATGTCGCCTTCGCCTGCTTTTATGTTATTACAAGCCATGGCAATCGCATTCATGCCAGAGCCACATAGGCGGTTTATGGTAGTACCGGCAACTTCCATAGGATAATCTGCCAGTAATAGCGCCATACGGGCAATATTGCGGTTATCTTCGCCGGCTTGGTTAGCACAACCTAAAATAACATCATCCACTTGGCTAAA is a window from the Litorilituus sediminis genome containing:
- a CDS encoding PEP-CTERM sorting domain-containing protein → MKKYKLLPALTGALLTLTSLTSQAGIISGWGANTWTRTGDDCMNRCDLIEYDRDGGHLSTYSRAEENTYGETRALVDITGAGYLPTLKVYAKASTPDLYNTATAFASQGFDYLGSTSTTISLDINLHGSVTGNARLSSAVGVLIGDHWGYYAGFATGFGEAGLLSGMGNGGENYLSILSGTNVNKQGNISFNINPGESFYILSEMRASATNGIADSWNTLTMNFADASKLRAATAPKNGTIPEPSVLLLMLLGLGFVYRKQAR
- the pcaF gene encoding 3-oxoadipyl-CoA thiolase; translation: MKDVYICDGIRTPIGRYGGSLASVRADDLAAIPLKALKTRNPALDFSQVDDVILGCANQAGEDNRNIARMALLLADYPMEVAGTTINRLCGSGMNAIAMACNNIKAGEGDIIIAGGVEAMTRAPYVMGKADSAFGRSQEMFDTTMGWRFVNKQLDKRYGTETMPETAENVAEKFAISREDQDKFAYWSQCKAKAAQEDGLLAEEITPVIIPQRRKDDIVFDKDEHLRLTPLDKLATLKNLFRVPGTVTAGNASGINDGAAAVILATKEAALANGLTPKAKVLGSAVIGVEPRVMGIGPAPASEKLLKRLDLSLDDIDIIEFNEAFAAQALASVRELGLKDDDPRINPQGGAIALGHPLGMSGTRIVLSAMKQLERSDKRYALCAMCIGVGQGIAMVIEKV